The Arachis ipaensis cultivar K30076 chromosome B07, Araip1.1, whole genome shotgun sequence genome includes a window with the following:
- the LOC107607278 gene encoding uncharacterized protein LOC107607278 has translation MCDASNHTVDAALAQREGKLPYIVAYSSKTLDASGNASQKDEIPQQPMLFCEIFDVWGIEFMGPFPNSSGYLYILLAVDYVSKWVEEIPTQLDDANTVISFIRNNIVCRYGSPRAIVSDQGTHFCNRKMEALLKRYRVLHKVAATYHLETNGQVEVSNREIKRVLEKVVIPQRKDWSSRLGDALWVYRTAYKTLLGMSPFRIVYGKACHLSVEIEYKAYWVVKQCNMDFTKVGIASKLQLEELECLRMEAYENAKIYKEKTKTFHDNHIHKKYFQQGDEVLLYNLRLRFMSGKLRSRWDGPFKVKELKPYGVVELFHPQSGATFKVNGHMVKTFRGHKALKELEVFLLEDAPKGGES, from the exons atgtgtgacgcctccAATCATACTGTAGATGCCGCACTTGCACAGCGCGAGGGTAAGCTCCCTTACATTGTTGCTTATTCTTCAAAGACATTGGATGCG TCAGGAAATGCATCCCAAAAAGATGAAATACCTCAACAACCAATgttattttgtgaaatctttgatgtttggggcatagaATTTATGGGGCCATTTCCTAACTCAAGTGGATATCTTTACATTCTGTTGGCGGTTGATTACgtatcaaagtgggtggaagagATTCCTACCCAGCTTGATGATGCTAATACTGTGATTTCTTTCATTAGAAATAATATTGTATGCCGCtatgggtcaccacgagcaattgtgagcgaCCAAGGTACTCACTTTTGCAACAGAAAGATGGAAGCATTACTCAAGCGATATAGGGTACTACATAAGGTTGCAGCCACTTACCACCTCGAAACTAATGGCCAAGTGGAGGTATCCAACCGAGAGATAAAGCGGGTTTTGGAAAAAGTGGTGAtcccacaaaggaaggattggagttcTCGGTTGGGTGACGCATTGTGGGTGTATAGGACGGCCTATAAGACTCTgctagggatgagtccctttcggatTGTCTATGGGAAGGCGTGCCACCTCTCGGTTGAAATTGAATATAAGGCTTATTGGGTGGTTAAGCAATGCAACATGGACTTCACCAAGGTGGGCATAGCAAGTAAGTTGCAATTAGAAGAACTCGAATGTCTTAGGATGGAAGCCTATGAGAATGCAAAGATCTATAAGGAGAAGACTAAGACTTTTCATGATAACCATATCCACAAGAAATATTTCCAACAGGGTGATGAAGTTCTTCTATACAATTTGAGACTTAGGTTCATGTCCGGAAAGCTCCGTTCAAGGTGGGATGGTCCCTTTAAAGTGAAGGAATtgaagccctatggagtggttgAGCTATTCCACCCTCAAAGTGGTGCAACATTCAAAGTGAACGGCCACATGGTAAAAACGTTTCGTGGTCATAAGGCACTAAAGGAATTGGAGGTGTTCCTTCTTGAGGATGCACCCAAAGGAGGAGAGTCTTGA